The Salvelinus alpinus chromosome 22, SLU_Salpinus.1, whole genome shotgun sequence DNA window AGAGTGTAGTCTGCCCAGTCCATTGGTGAtggggtggtaggtagcctagcgggtcAAGAGCAtcgtttgaatccctgagccaactaggtAAGAATTCTGTCGATGTTCCCTTGAGCACTTAATCCTGAATGCTAAATGACTAAAGTGTGACAATTATGCCACATACTTCTACAGTGTAGAGTACCAGGCTACATTGTTTTAACAAAAGCCACAGCCCTTGCaaagcaagggaaacaactacttcttGGTCTCAGAGAGGGTAACGTCTCCGATTGAACGCAAGTGTGAAACGCAAACTAgcaagccatttcacatcggctaGACATGCCCCGTTTAATCTACTATTCTTTATGAATTACTGTATTTCTAGACAATTTAAGAAAGGTtttgaacatttacatttaagtcatttagcagacgctcctatccagagtgagcaattaggattaagggccttgctgaagggcacatcaacagatttttcacctaattGGCTTGGGGAtttaaaccagcaacctttccgttactggcccaaagctctaaatCTCTAGGCTACCGGCCCCATGGAGGGCCTGTGTTACAAAATGGTATCTGTTTTTTTCTATATGTTTCCTTGACCAAGAATATCAAATTTCCCCCAGGTATTGGGTACTATCACTCCAAGGCAGGCGCTTTTTTTTTCACCCCACAAGTATAAGAATCAAGTGAGGAGCTGAGTTTCAGGAGTTCATcatggattcgaaatggtcagtctAAACAGTACATcaattttatcaatatatttagcATTTTAATGCAATAAATAATGAGTGCAGGATAGAAAGTATAATATTGTTTGATTTAGGCTATGAATTACGTTATCCGGAGAACAACTATGAGAAAATGTATCACTGTAACATGAACAGGTCAAGGTTATCAATTTAGGTTGTCTGGTCTTTGTGATTTCATTGTTTTAACTTATATTGAAGTTATAGTACTATAGAGGATTTGCTCCTCTTCTTCAAAACATTGACAGCACATCTTTAACATCTACCAGGACCATGGAAAACTCTACTCACTACGAGGTCTTCAGGCTTGCTGCATATGGTGATATTGGACAATTGAAATATTTATATTTTGCTGTAGTGACTGTAATATATTTTGTCATCATTCTTGCCAATGCTTTGCTTATTGGAGTTATCTGCATTGAAAGAAGCCTTCATGAACCCATGTATCTGTTTCTATGTGCTTTGTTTGTTAATCAGTTGTATGGGAGCACTGGTTTGTTTCCTGCTCTCATGTTTTACTTACTCTCTGACACACATGATATTTCCCTTTTTTATTGTTATCTCCAGATTTATGTGTTGTACACATATGGTTTAACAGAATATAGTAATTTAGCAGTTATGTCCTATGACAGGTACATGTCTATTTGTTATCCTCTACAGTATAACAATATTATGACACCTAAAACCATTTGTGGCTTAATTCTACTGCCCCAAGTGTATTCTTTTTTCATCAACGCCATCATTATCTCCCTGAGTTTGCGACTGCAATTTTGTGGTAACGTTCTAGACAGAGTGTATTGTGACAACTACTCAGTCGTCAAGCTTGCCTGCTCAAATACTATGCTGAATAACATATGGGGTCTTGTTGTCACTGCGCTCTCTTTTTCTTGTACTATACTTCCTACCATATACTCATATGTAAGAATTCTACGAATATGTTTAAAGTCTTCTAAAGAGACGAAACAGAAAGCATTTAACACCTGTACACCACATATAGCCTCTTTGCTGAACTTCTCCTTTGGCTGTTTATTTTTGATTCTACAAGGCAGATATGAAACTGCACATCTTCCACCTATACTTCGCACTATTTTATTAGTTTATTTTCCAATATGTCCACCACTTTTCAATCCTATTATGTATGGCATTAGGATGGTTAATATCAGGCAGGCTTGTAAAAAGGTACTAGGCCGTTACCCTAAAACATAACCTGGTTGTAATTTTTTTGTAACATTCAATTATGTGTTTTATTACTTATAattgctatttttgacggtacaGATACATGTAATTTTGGAATAATTTCTCTGTAGCCCAAATATTATTGTAAAGTTTATAATGTATTGTAACTGAATGTTTTGTGTCATATTAGCTAATTAACTGCATAACTACAGAGCATCAAGGGGAGTGGCCCTCCCTACCTTCAAGCTGTGCTCAAATAGATGCTAAGTGGGATCCTTGGGAtgaccctacaccccaacccgttCTGCCTCTTCTGTTCTCTTGGCCCTGGTCTCTTggctctggtctcttggcccacCGTACAAAAATATTTCTGCAATATATATGTAACGTTTGCTTACGTTATTCTAGCAGTAATGAGTTTATGACAGGTATGTCTCCATTTTTTAGCCATTTCAATATCATAGCATTATGACTCCTTCTAAAATGAATATGTTGTTAGCCTTGGTATACTTTATTCCCATAACTCTTTTCAAATGTTTATCACTTCAAGGCTCCCTTTGTGCAAGTACAACAGCttttttgtgatgaataagcagTTAAACTCTCTCGTGTTGAAAGTGCGCTGAGTAACCTGTATGATATATGTATCATATCAAGTCTAGTGGTTTTACCTTTGGTGTTAGTTGTGCTCTCATATGTAAAGATATTGTTTGCTCGAAAGCCTCAAAGGAGTCACAAACGAAGGCTTTTAATGTGTGTGCTCCCCACTTGATCATATTCATCAACTTCTCTGCAAGCCATCCTTTTTTCTGTTGTTTACAACAGGCAGAGGTTAATCTATTAATATCAGTACAGCTCATTCTTTTCCCACCACTGGTACACCCCATCTTATATGGTATTAGGACCAAGAAGATCAGGACATGTATTATAAAAATTATAAGAAGAATCTTTACGAACTCTCTTGATTTTTCTCATCAAAAATCTGAACCTAAACTGGTACCAATTATGAGTTTAGATATTACAGCAGCAGGGCAGGGTTGCCGGTTTGAATCCCAGGTCTGACAGGATCATCTGCCAGAACTGAATGCTTATACATTTGTTTTGATCATCAACCTAATCTCTTGTTTCTCCTTGGTATTGCATTCTATTTCTGTGAATTCTTCTGCATTTCctttaaatgtattttactgTAGTAAAGTCAAATCAGGGATGCTGCTAGAAGAACAACACATGTACGTGTGTTTCAGGGGGGTTGGGGACAGAGTAAAAGGATATAAGGATACAATAAGTTCTGTTTCCACAAATGAGCAATAAAGTATTCTTCTAGACATGACGGATCTAGCAGATATTCTGAAGAAATGTGAATTAGCAAGTGAAAAACACAAATAATTTCCTGTAAAATAAAAAGGATGAATCCATTTTCTTGATCAAACAGTTGCATTTTTTCTTGACAATGAAAATAATTCCAATGCATTTTTGAAATAGCTTCATGCACAATGAGGAAGATCAGTCCAATTACCCACTCAGCTACATTTAATCTAAAGACACCTCAGTCTGTCCCAATAGAGTACCACATAATACCCATGAAACCTAGCAGTCAAATAGGGAAATGGTTCCATAGGGGATTTTTtgaaacaattggaaccatttctctgtttgatggctaggttttatgggtattatgactcatccACTGTGAGCCTCTATAAGATCACTGGAAGctccattgaggccatctccattttgaagtaatccattttcttctactacttctatgagtttTCAAACATACTGgaagggtgcatactgccacctggagagtgttgtttgaacaggcatGAAGCCAATGTTGACGATTTACTgacacctgcagttatggaatgtttgctcacaagtataattcattggctgatccctcattGTGACCTTcatggaattatgtgatccttccttaacccatatgAAGTCCCACCCAGTTACTACTCTAGTGACTTTTGGCCACGCGAGTCCTCTATCTATGTCTACACTTGCAAACTTTTTAGACAGGCCACTGAGCTAAAGGAATGACCCATCTGGCGTTTGCCCTAATTACTGGGCCGGTCTGATAAAGCTTAATTCTTAAaaatacagttccagtcaaaagtttggacacacctactcattccagggtttttctttatttttactattttctacattgtagaataattgtgaagacatcaaaactatgaaataatacatatggaatcatgtagtatccaaaaaagtgttaaacaaatcagaatatattttatgtttgagattcttcaaagtagccaccctttgcgttgatgacagctttgcacacacttggcattctctcaaccagattcatgaggtagtcacctggaatgcatttcaattaacaggtgtgccttgttaaaagttaatttgtgaaatttctttccatcttaatgtgttgtgttgtgacaaggtaggggtggtatacagaagattgctctatttggtaaaagaccatgtccatattatggaaagatcAGCTGAAATAAGCGAAGAGAAGTGGCAGTCCATCATTggtttaagatatgaaggtcagtcaatccgaaaCATTTCAAGAACGTGCTgtggcaaaaaccatcaagctctataatgaaactggctctcatgaggaccgccactggaAAGGAAGACCAAGTGTTACCGCtactgcagaagataagttcattgcatagataataaacagagagtagcagcagcgtaaaagaggggtctgggtagccctatgataagctgttcaggagtattatggcttgggggtagaagcagtgaagaagtcttttggacctagacttggcgcttcggtgccacttgctgtgcggtagcagagagaacagtctatgactagggtggctggagtctttgacaatttttcgggccttcctctgacaccgcctggtatagaggtcctggatggcaggaagcttggcccaagtgatgtactgggccgtacgcactaccctttgtagtgccttgcggtcggaggccgagcagttgccataccaggcagtgatgcaaccagtcaggatgctctcgatggtgcagctgtagaaccttttgaggatctgaggacacatgccaaatcttttcagtcttctgagggggaataggttttgtcgtgccctcttcacgagtgTCTTCGTGTGCTAGGACCATGTTACTTGTTggtgatttggacaccgaggtacttgaagctctcaactgggggcatgctcggtactccttttcttgtagtccacaatcatctcctttgtcttgatcacgttgagtgagaggttattgtcctggcaccacacggccaggtctctgatctgctccctataggctgcctcatcgttgtcggtgatcaggcctactaccgtCATCGGCAGACTtgatgacggtgttggagtcgtgcctgaccgtgcagtcatgagtgaacagggagtacaggaacggactgagcaagcacccctgagggtcccccgtgttgaggatcagagtggcggatgtgttattacctacccttaccacctgggggcggcccgtcaagaagatacagttgcagagggaggtgtttagtcccagggtccttagcttagtgatgagctttgagggcactatggtgtagaacgttgagctgtagtcaatgaacagcattctcacataggtgttccttttgtccagatgggaaagagcagtgtggagtgcaatagagattacatcatctgtgtatctgttggtTGGTATAAaaactggagtgggtctagggtttctgggataatggtgttgatggtgttgatgtgagccatgaccagcctttcaaagcatttcatggctacagacgtgtgtgctacgggttggtagtcatttaggcaggttagcttcgtgttcttaggcacagggtttatggtggtctgcttgagacatgttggtattacagactcagacagggagaggttgaaaatgtcagtgaagacacttgccagttggtcagagcatgctcagagtacacgtcctggtaattcgtctggccctACGGCCCTGTGAATgtggacctgtttaaaggtcttaatcACACCGGCtgtggagagcatgatcacacagtcgtccggaacagctgttgctctcgtgcatgtttcagtgttacttgcctcaaagcgagcataaaagtaatttagctggtctggtaggctcgtgtcactgggcagctctcggctgtgcttccctttgtagtctgtaatagtttgcaagccctgccacatccgacgaacgTCTGAGCCAGCGTAGTACgattcctgtattgacgctttgcctgtttgatggttcggagggccatcggaagaatcctggaacatatagTCTCtgctagtgtcacgccctggccttagtattctttgttttctttatgttttttagttaggtcagggtgtgacatggggaatgtatgtgtttttgtagtgtctagtgtagttgtctagttatgtctatggctgcctagattggttctcaattagaggcagctgtggttcattgtctctgattgagagccatatttaaggcagtcataggcattggggttttgtgggtaattgtctgtgtctatgttgcatgtttgcacttagtctttgatagcttcacgttcgtctgtttgttgttttgtttcgttgtccttcttctaataaagagaagatgtattttccacacgctgcgccttggtcctctctctctcccattgacgttcgtgacagaattacccaccagaatcggaccaagcggcgtgtcaagcggcaacaggacccacctacacaggatttctggacatgggaggacgaattggatggtaagggaccttgggctcaaccaggagaatatcaccgccccaaagctgagctggagg harbors:
- the LOC139549779 gene encoding olfactory receptor 11A1-like, whose translation is MENSTHYEVFRLAAYGDIGQLKYLYFAVVTVIYFVIILANALLIGVICIERSLHEPMYLFLCALFVNQLYGSTGLFPALMFYLLSDTHDISLFYCYLQIYVLYTYGLTEYSNLAVMSYDRYMSICYPLQYNNIMTPKTICGLILLPQVYSFFINAIIISLSLRLQFCGNVLDRVYCDNYSVVKLACSNTMLNNIWGLVVTALSFSCTILPTIYSYVRILRICLKSSKETKQKAFNTCTPHIASLLNFSFGCLFLILQGRYETAHLPPILRTILLVYFPICPPLFNPIMYGIRMVNIRQACKKVLGRYPKT